A region from the Halomarina litorea genome encodes:
- a CDS encoding winged helix-turn-helix transcriptional regulator, with translation MPDPTLEYLNRKGAIELLCEVKPGGSRFSELDDALPVSHQTLSRRLEEGREASLLERKAISGHRGTTHTHLLTPRGAKLRLWWEELGLTASYQLYKKARQQFLDESAAMRDELEGDSNDTKPLVGDEPTTPFEAEFHRGFRTNQDSSD, from the coding sequence ATGCCCGACCCTACTCTTGAGTATCTCAACCGCAAAGGTGCCATCGAACTGTTATGTGAGGTCAAGCCCGGAGGGTCCCGGTTCTCAGAATTGGATGACGCACTGCCTGTGAGTCACCAGACGCTTTCCCGGCGATTGGAAGAAGGGCGAGAAGCGTCGTTGCTCGAACGAAAAGCTATCAGCGGCCACCGTGGAACGACACACACGCATTTATTGACACCTCGGGGGGCGAAGCTTCGACTTTGGTGGGAGGAGTTGGGCCTGACCGCGAGCTATCAGCTATACAAGAAAGCCCGCCAACAGTTTCTCGACGAGTCGGCTGCCATGCGTGATGAACTGGAGGGCGACAGCAACGACACAAAGCCGCTGGTTGGAGACGAACCGACGACCCCTTTCGAGGCGGAGTTCCACCGTGGCTTTCGGACGAATCAGGATTCGAGCGACTGA
- a CDS encoding ribonuclease H-like domain-containing protein, with protein MGDLTPIAFDIETSGLDPGAVVTVAGLALPLGSWLALNTTGREADADRLEADLEHASGANVRVAVYHSEADLLRGLDAFTDEHLDSDRHYLTAYNGETWRGGFDLPFVRSACVRRDTDWPFPDMAFADTMTIVDRFHTGDVGDLVGVYDALVGEEDCDPFDDSGSAVAAHEQNEWLDLLLHNLADIERTRELALLAGRFVAKSDFRMKNLSPPDR; from the coding sequence ATGGGTGACTTGACTCCCATCGCGTTCGACATCGAAACGTCCGGCCTCGACCCCGGCGCGGTCGTGACCGTCGCGGGCCTCGCACTCCCACTCGGGTCGTGGCTCGCACTCAACACTACAGGCCGCGAGGCAGACGCCGACCGCCTCGAAGCCGACCTCGAACACGCCTCGGGGGCGAACGTCCGGGTCGCGGTCTACCACTCCGAGGCAGACCTACTCCGCGGGCTCGACGCGTTCACCGACGAACACCTAGACAGCGACCGCCACTACCTCACCGCGTATAACGGCGAGACGTGGCGTGGCGGGTTCGACCTGCCGTTCGTCCGCTCGGCGTGCGTGCGTCGAGACACCGACTGGCCGTTCCCCGACATGGCGTTCGCGGATACGATGACCATCGTCGACCGGTTCCACACGGGCGATGTCGGCGACCTCGTCGGGGTGTACGACGCGCTCGTGGGTGAGGAGGACTGCGACCCGTTCGACGACAGCGGAAGCGCGGTCGCGGCGCACGAACAGAATGAGTGGCTTGACCTACTGTTACACAACCTCGCGGATATCGAACGCACCCGTGAGCTCGCGCTGCTCGCCGGGCGGTTCGTCGCGAAGTCCGACTTCCGAATGAAGAACCTGAGTCCACCAGACCGGTAG